TACATGTTCAGTTActtactattaaaaaaaaataaagaaagaaaaaagtaataaagCATAAATTATATGGTAAATTTATTTGGTTCAATATCCTACTATGTGAGTAGAAACCAATTTAACTTGAATTTCTACATGGTTCTATTTGtcgaatttaaaatattaaaatttattttctagagcTTCAATTTCACgataaaattctctctctctctctctatgaagATAAGGGGTTTGATTTTAAAGTTGGTTTTACACTTGTACAAGAAACCATTTGCTTGATAAACAAATTAATGTTCCCAATTTTCCCCATCTTAGTATACCTAATTGTTGACATgttcaacaaatttttttttttttctactactTATGTGATTTTCCAACCACCATTTGAAAATAGAAACTAAGAGTTGGATTAAAATTGATAAGCATGAGAGAACTTGGTTTAAATCTcccatgtttttctttttaatctattaatttttttacaaccCCTTTACGAGGCTATTTAATTGTTCAATTTTGTGCAATAAAGATTTCAATTTAAGTCTTAGTTAAGTCCATGTCTCTTTGGAGCTAACATTTTGATAATGATGGATTATTCAGCCGCGCTTTATGTAtgtaaaaatactttttgaataaaactatttataaatatacagataaatttattattgaatCATCTAATTTCAACGTAGCCCAacataacaaataaaattttcgactAATTCACGTTTGGCACTCTTAAATAaacattttgtttaaaaaaaacacttaaTTGCATAAAACACCAAGTGTTTTATTCAGTTGTAAATCAAATTTATGATCTTGGCTAAGCAAAGAAGATTCATCTGCAAATGGTAAGCTCAATATCTTTGAAAACAATTTCACCTCAAACTGAATTGAAGTCGTCTTTCACGAAAAGATCCAAAATACAGCCTATGCAAAGGACGTGACAATAGAAAAGACACACTGATCACACTTACGAGCTCAACTACAGTGTTCACGAACTTCGATCTGACTCAACCCCCCTAAACGTTAAGTTTATTGTCGAATCTCTTATCATTAAGTTTACTATAAATTGCAACCTCACTCAACTGATTGAACTCACCCtattcaacttattagtcttttGGATCTCTTATCGTCAGGTTTgttgttgcatttttttttattattggatgcaaggatttaagtgttgtgGTACGGGATTGTGTCGAAAATTTGCTGGCACGATGCGTGTCAGGCCGTGCCGATGAGTGCCGGCTACAAAATATACATGCGTGTCAACACAtaatgacatgaaatatttattttctttaacaacaaaatattctaatgatttattatatatttttagcagattttttgaactttaatgagaaaattacttactaattaaagaataaataattttgagCTATGCTATCGGTATGGGAATTATATTGTGCTGACATTTTGTTGACACGATATGACACGGTGAATACGGTCCATGTTGATGTGCATTTAAGTTCTTGATTGGATTTACAGAGTTTACTATTTGGTGGTAGTACAATGATGAATTTTTTGGATATaaaattgatagtaaatacAATACATCTATTGTCAATAGTATTTAATTTGCCTACCTCTACAAGTATTATGTGTTTTTGAATGCGCtcccaaatttcaaatttttcaaaattttggtttGAATCTGTAAACCATGAACATATTAATACATATAACTTTTTCTGACGGAATCTGATAAAGGTTGATGGAATGTTCTATAACTTTTTTGACAGAAAATGCTGAATAACAATTCTAATAGTctttgttttcaaatatatataaaaaatataacattttaattCAACTGTTCgatctttcaaatttcaaaattttgattttagtgctcaatctttcaatttgtttggttttaataatttaaggaaaaacttcaaatactacctaTATAGTTTCGCGCTTTtccactttagtaccctgtgatttaaaatgtatcacctTCACATcacgtggttttattttttcttttcgttatctcgtctgttaattttttttcattaaatcagcgacaaagttaaaaccacaggatactaaagcgaatattcgataaatcattggtggggtatctgaagttttttgtacatGATTTAACGAAGAGTAAACGGAGACGCTGacgaaaagacaaaaaaaaaatcacaggatactgaagtgatacagtttaaactacatgatactaaagtgagaaagcatgAAACTACAagagtgatatttaaagtttacccataatttaataattcttcggatacaaaatttaagctaattatttattataataaatttatacttatGTGAATTATCTTAAATATACTAACTATcctgtaaagataaatggtccgttcaaattttgaaattaaaagatCACTAACTAGCTCAGATCAAATAACTTAAAAGGTcaagtagtaaaattaaaatttttttaagctCCGATAGTTATAATGGAATAGGTGATAGTTGAGGtaaatttgaaatatggtaaataagaggctaaattacagaaaattgaacaaaaataagaaacgcggtgaatcgttcaccgttttTAGAAAgcggtaaattttaaatttaaaattttcttttatattgttACATTATATGTAGATTATTGGAGTTTTTATTTCAGTCTTAGAATTATATGAATAGATCGTTAAGATTGTATgtgatttattaaaattttaaaaaatttatataaaaattagaaagaaatagTTTGATGATTCAAAccgtcttttaaattttattaattaaagatgatgaatgattcatcatttttttaattgttgttTCAGCCTGATGCTGAGTTAACGAATTAGGTTATTTAGCCGGTTAAATTACAGATAACTCGCTTATAGAATATctgcttttttactttctcttcCTAACTTtcgaaaatctatattttactccctcaacatttcaagttaTTACATTTAGCCTTACTCCATCATGGTTCCGTCACTATTCCGTTctgtttcttataatttataccgaaaatatcctttaaaataacagaaatatattaaaagtttattttttttttaagaagaagTAAGGGCAATTTAGTTCTTTTGCCCTCTCCGTTAATGCCATatctttgaaaatatttttgaaattttaaggagggggcaaaatgtaggtttttaaaaattagggaGGCAAGTGAAAAAGTCGGTATTTATGGGGGGGTTTCTGCAAATAAACTTATTTGTGGCGTTTGAGAGGGTTATTTggcatattataaatttttcgaGTGTTTATGTGAAAAAGCGCTTCTAATAATCGCAATGAGAAAGCCCTAGTTAGGGTTCCTCgtccccgcccccgccccctcTTCGTCGTCGCCTTCGCCCTTGCCGTAAGAGTTTAACCTAGCTCGACGATCCAATCCATGGGGCGGAACGAGGGAGCAGCGAGGGAGGCGGAGGCCGCGGccatgggcggcggcggcggaggccacCGATTCTTGGATCGGAGCAAGGTGAGGATTCTGCTGTGCGACCCCAAAAGCTCCCAAGAGGTGCTCCACCTCCTCTCCAAGTGCTCCCACCAAGGTGATTTCAATTTCAATGAAATTAGGGTTCATCTCGCCTTCCTTTCACTCCCTTAGCACTTTTATTTTCGGTAAAAATATAGAGAACTTGATATCGTTCCACTGTATCGAAAGAGCGAATCGATCCTTCGAGGGGATCGTGCCTCCGGATAATAAAGACGTAGAGAGAAGAGGACGAGATATGAGGGAAAAGGAGACAATTTTGCTTGCCTATAAGcctatttctaaataaaaagcTATTTGAATTACATTTGAATTTGtttattaaaagaaaactaCCTGGGGTCGCATAAGAACTTATCAGTAGTATGGACCATTTGGATTTGGTTAcctaacttttcaaaattttgattttactatctaacctttcaatttgctTGATTTGAGGCAGTAAACTGCACTTTGAAGTCAAAGTTTGATatacagatttagttagtatacttcatgtAATTCTCACAAcgataaattcattaaaataagcaattagcttaaattttggaGTCAAAGTGCCGCTAACTTGAAAGATTGATtagtttaaatcaaaattttgaaaggttgggtcGCCAACTCAAAATAATCTAGAGTTCAAGTaagttttgtttgtttttaccTTTCAAGAATCACCTTTGCACCTTTTCTCCTGCCTCAACAATCTGTTTTAAGTTTTCAAGTgcttcaattttaaatttgtctTAGTAATCCTATCTCAGTAGCTTCAAGAATCAGGAAAACTCTGACAAATGTCTTCGCAGGTGATGCTTTCTATACTTAATAGAAAGAATCACTTGCATTGAATAAATTGTCTGTGTCTCAATTGCTACCATACATAAAGAATTGCTTCATCCTTAAGTCTGCACTTCACCTTTGGCTCAATTAGGCCCAAAATTTGGTGTGATTGTCAAATTCGGTTCTAAAACTTTGGCGCCATTGCTCGTCATGTCATATTAGTTATATATCTAAATATCTATCCAAAGTTGCTAGTGCAACAACTTATATGATAGCATTGTCCTTTGCCAACTCGCTTTAATGAAGTTTTGCGTCCAAATTCAAACAAATATTCcaaaattttgggcctatttgaAACAGTATAAATTTCTGGTGGAAATTGGAGCAATTATTTATTCAGGATAGCAGTTGAGACTGGGACTGAAGTGCAAGGGGCTCTGTTGTAGTTTAGCCTAATTTGTCCATTGAATTGCCGATTTCGGTAAATCTAGTAAGTTTGGAGAGttcttcttttgagatcaaattATATTGTTCAGACTGTAACTTAGATGTTCAAATATGAAACAACGCTGTATGACACCTCGTTGTTAATAAGTCTTTCCATCCGAATTTACAAGTTGTCCCAAATATATTAGCCTATATTTGAGACGAATAAAATgtaagattcaaattgaagctaTTGAAGATGTTGAAGAGAATTGTCAGGGAATCATCGTTCAGATGAGAATTGTCAGGCAATCATCGTTATAATTGTTCTAGCGTAAAGGCAAGCAACAAGTAAACTGATTATGATCTGTGCATCTGTTGATGATTTCAGTAACTTCAGTGAGGTCTGCAAGACAGTTGATTGACGTGCTTAGGGCTCAGGCAGCAGACATTGATATCATTCTCGCAGAAGTTGATCTCCCCATAGCCAAAGGTTTCAAGATGCTCAAGTACATCACTAGAGACAAGGACTTGAGGCGCATTCCCATCATcagtatgtttttttttttttttcctactgcTTTTCCACGCTTGTGATGTACATTTCACGTAGCTGATTCTTATCGCcatttttgtttaaataaatCAGTGATGTCTTCTCAAGATGAGGTTTCGGTTGTTGTCAAGTGCCTGCGACTTGGACCAGCTGACTATCTCGTGAAGCCATTGCGTACCAACGAGCTGTTGAACCTTTGGACCCACATGTGGCGAAGAAGACGGACGGTACTCAACTGCTTGGATTTGCTCCTACATCCTGAGTTACGCTTCTTACTTGTGTGATGCAACTTGAATGGTTGTAATCAGCCATTTTTGCTGTCTTATTTTGCAGCTTGGTCTGTCCGAGAAAGAAGTCTTCAACCATGATTTTGAGTTGGCACTGTCAGACCCAAGTGATGCCAATGCAAACAGCACAACTCTATTATCAGATGACACGGATGATAAGCTGAAGGGAAACTCAAATCAGGAAACAGGCACCTCAAATCATCGTGAATATGAGGCAAGCCTTGGTTTTCCATGAAATCATTTGCCTTTCAGTCTAGTACATAAATCAGACTCTAGTGACACATTTGACTAAGGATTGAAAGCCACTTCAGATTCTTTTTGTGATTGCTCCGCTGGTTCTAGATTTTTCTATGCATCTTGCCTATAACTCGGTTgctttatcatattttatcagGTAGGGTTGTGCTAGGATGCTAGTGTGAACTAATATGGATTTCTGAAAATGAGACTGTCTGTTCATAATGTTTCATATTGTATCTTTCCAGTCTAATACCTTTGGTGTTGAACCCGGGTGTGTTAGCAGAACGCAACAGACGGCAGATGCTGCAGTGGGTGGTGATTGGGCATGTAAGCGACTCAACTCTTCTTGCAGCTTCTGCTGCTtagcttagtttttttttttccgctttaTCGATGCCTGCTGTGCAGGTATCTTCTTCCCCAGTCTTCCTCAGgaaatgaatatttttaccAGCATTCTCAGGGGGAGTCTTTTCATTCCCAAAGAAGACCAATCTGAGGGTTGGCGAGCCTTCTGCATTTCTGGCTTACGTCAAGTCAACCCCACAAGCCAAAAATTCCAACTGTACCCAACTGGATGGAAATGCAGGCCCTTCAGAACCCACGAAATGTCAGGACAATTTACACGCAGGAAGTGAAAACGAGAGAATTAAAAGCAGAGGGACACATGAAAGATGTTCCGAGGAAAATGAAGCATTTCAGATGCCGACAGAGTTTACTCCGGTTTGCTTCTCTTCTTCTAGCACACAGCCAGAATCGAGTAGTGAAGGCCAAAACAATGTCTCTGGCGCTCCGTCGGTCTTCCACTTCCCATTTTATTATCCTGGAATGATGCCCTCGTCAGTGCACATGTTTCAAGGATGCTTAAACAATGTGCAAGCACACAGCTCACCAGTGCTGTTGCTGCAGTATAATGCTCTTCCTCATTTGCCAGTAATGCCATCAATTCCTTATAATCATGTTGGCGTGAATTTGCAATCGGGCCACATGCCTGCCACAAATGTTTGGCCGTCAGTGACGAGCACGTCAGTGCCTGAAGCCAAGTCTGGTCGAACTGAAAGAAGAGCAGCAGCGCTTGTGAAATTCAGGCAGAAAAGGAAGGAACGTTGCTTCGACAAGAAGATTAGATACGTAAATAGGAAGCATCTTGCTGAAACAAGGCCCAGAGTGCGGGGTCAATTTGTGAGGCATGCGAACAATGTAGATATACAGCTTGGTGGACTTAATGCCGGTGATGATAATGCCGAGGAGGATGAAGATGAGGAGCCAACATCAAGAGAACTCGAGCTTGTTTCTTCTCCTGAATATAACACGAGGAACTGATGAATGGAACCTTCCGAAACGTACTCAAGTGCCTCTTTTGCTTTATGATGGTTAGTGGATCTGCATTTTCTCCGGAGCTCCAGATATTTGCATGTTATCCATTGGTCGAGTTATTGGAGAGAACGCCATCGATAAAGTTGGGAAAGGAAATACCATAGTGAAAGAGGCATTTAGGTGGTATTGTTCATCGACTTCTTTgcacaaaaaatttataatgcaTGCATCTATTGTTGAAATCTTGCATTGagctccctctccccctcttttttatACTTGATCTTCCATATATCTGTATGGAGTTTCAATTGACGACAATATACAAAGAAGGAAATCGTCACATCTGTTTCAATTTAAAACATGGATACACCAGACTATTCATGTCGTGCTTCACTGCTTTGAAAGTAGAAACAAAGCTGCATATGTTCTGCACCAAGGATTAAAAGAAAACCTAGGTTTCCATCTATTTTCCGGCGAGGTAGATACTAGCCCTCTGGAAGGAGAAAAGAACTGAAACAAGGATGCTATGATCAAAATTCTTGCACAATGTAGATCTTCCCTAAAATGATTGAATCGTCAGAAAGCTCTTCTAGATGCTCCAAGGCAAAATGGTCAATGATCTTTTTTTTGTGAATCTTTTCTGATATTTACTGCTGGCTACAATGGTAATGAAAAGTCTTAATTGCGCGATTTGCAACTTGCAGTATTTGATTATCATCTCATAGTTTCTTTGAAAGTTCGTCATTGATGGTGTGCATCTATCCTATGAAATTGATTACAGTATCCTTTTTGAGTTTTGACTCCATCATTCAATAAGTCACAATGTCTTGCAAAAAATGCTATTTGTTTGTTTAAAGCATTATGTCATGTTTTCTTGCAGCTCTTTCTTGATGTTGAAGCCATGTGttgtttgactttttttttttttttccatttccgGTGATCATTATGCAATCTATCCAATGATGAATCTCATGATTCTAAAAAAAGTTCTGGTTGAGCTACTGGAATTATCTAATGAATACACATTTTTACCTACCggagatataaaaaatatatgcaaacTGAGAAACTTGCTATATTGGACTCCAACTGCGTGATCTTAAGGGCCGATAGATAAAGCGATAAGCACTCTTAAACAGTAATATTATCAATAGATGATAATTTCCATCAATGTCAGCTACACTGTATTAAGCTTTCAATTCTACGAAAACTAACCGAAAAAGGGATTGTATTGCACCTGCAACCTTTTTTTATCTTCAGCAGGTGCCAAGTGTGTGCGGATGCCGAGAAAGATCCTATTATGAAACAAGAACTGGCTGGGCTTGCCAGAATAGTTTAGAAGGTATAGTTTTCTTCTTCACTCTTCTTGGTTCTTATATCTTCTTTCATTTCTTAATGACTTCTTTATTTTCGCCCTGACATGCTTTGTTTCTTTCCATTTGTTTGTCTGTCCAAATCGTAGTAGCCTTTGTAATGGAACGGAACTCTCGCTTTGCGCCTCGCAGATTGATGATGAAATAGAAAAGCATATGGATCTTCACAAGGAGGTTCAAGAAAGCGACATTAACACTATTGTTGCGAGAAGGCGGAAGGACTTCACAGAGGAATTCTTTCGTCATCTTTCTATATTTTCAGATACACTTTACAGCAATCTGGACGAGCGAGATGGTACTCCTCTACCTGTTTGAACACTCTTACTGGTGCTTATACTGCACTATTGTTCTCAGATCTGAGACTTAATTTGCATATACTTTTTTGTTTCACTTTTATCTATGCGAGACCTTCTAGATGGTTACTATTCTTAGAGTAAATGTCCGGTAATTATTGATTCATTGCACTTCGTATGACTAAAACTTAATCTGCATACTTgtcccaatatatatatatatatatatatatatatatatatatatatatatatatatattttcggtTTAAAACAGTGATTGTGAGATAGAAGACTGATAGCATTTATTCATATTTGTATCTTGTGCTCCTTCTGTTGGTATCTTGTGCACAAATGGATCAAGATCATGCTCGACGCCTACTGTTGCGGCAGATGAGCAATCCCGCAATCCCATTGTTATACAAAGGCAATCCCATTGTTATAAAAAGGCTAAATATCCTCGAGGAAACAATCGAAGAGGAGTATATGAAGATCAGCAGACAAGACGAAGACTTGGAACTGAAAGACAAAAACTGATTTCCAACAGTTTGTCGAATCACTGTAAAACTACACCCCAATCTCATCATCAGAGTCAGGAGAGAATGGTTTGGTTGTTAAACAAGGTGCTGAGATGTTAGTAAGATATCGGGATGTAAGAGATGTCGATGATTGATGAAATTTTATCCGATAAATGCGTAGATGTCCTCGCGTATTTGTTCTATGCCCTAAACATCCACTTCTGATTGTGTTCCTTGATGCTACATTGTGGGATTATTGGGCAAGTCTCACATTGTCTGATGATTTTGGGCTGTATGTGTGTTTAGGGTTaacgagaacgtcagggtctaaaaGTGGAAATttgtaacaccccaatagtaCCACATTGGACGGGAATAGAATTGTCGTTGGGTATATAAAGGACttcatcaaaataataataactggacttaagtatTTTTGACTGGTGGTTTGAACTCAATGATTTTTTATTGTTAGTGAGTTGGGTCGTTACATACATACAGGCGGCCGTAGTGCGCGCCGATCTCATTATCAGAATCAAGAGAAACAGATGCTTTGGCTCTTAATAAGATGGTAAAGTTGATTTTATTGATGAATTGTATCTTGAGATCTTGTGATGAAAAAGTTGATCTCCCTTTCACTGCATTTAATGTAATTTGGTGGAGAAAAAGCATATGCATGCCTCTATAAAAGTATGCTATGTATTTTTGTATGTGttatccaaatttcaaattttcaatttttttgtattatatatatatatatatatatatatatagagagagagagagagagagtgaggctactatgttatcggaagcacggagccttctatgcttccagctcgttttcgatgttgcgactttttcgt
This DNA window, taken from Ananas comosus cultivar F153 linkage group 21, ASM154086v1, whole genome shotgun sequence, encodes the following:
- the LOC109726182 gene encoding two-component response regulator-like PRR1, giving the protein MGRNEGAAREAEAAAMGGGGGGHRFLDRSKVRILLCDPKSSQEVLHLLSKCSHQVTSVRSARQLIDVLRAQAADIDIILAEVDLPIAKGFKMLKYITRDKDLRRIPIIMMSSQDEVSVVVKCLRLGPADYLVKPLRTNELLNLWTHMWRRRRTLGLSEKEVFNHDFELALSDPSDANANSTTLLSDDTDDKLKGNSNQETGTSNHREYESNTFGVEPGCVSRTQQTADAAVGGDWASFSGGVFSFPKKTNLRVGEPSAFLAYVKSTPQAKNSNCTQLDGNAGPSEPTKCQDNLHAGSENERIKSRGTHERCSEENEAFQMPTEFTPVCFSSSSTQPESSSEGQNNVSGAPSVFHFPFYYPGMMPSSVHMFQGCLNNVQAHSSPVLLLQYNALPHLPVMPSIPYNHVGVNLQSGHMPATNVWPSVTSTSVPEAKSGRTERRAAALVKFRQKRKERCFDKKIRYVNRKHLAETRPRVRGQFVRHANNVDIQLGGLNAGDDNAEEDEDEEPTSRELELVSSPEYNTRN